The Musa acuminata AAA Group cultivar baxijiao chromosome BXJ1-8, Cavendish_Baxijiao_AAA, whole genome shotgun sequence genomic sequence TTGTTGGGATGGATCCTGATGCTGTTCATGAACCATGGATTAATATGATGGAGGCCATCTCTGTTATGATGAGGGAGGGGAGGACGGGAAGAAGACCTCACGGTGGGATCATGAGAAGAGCCAACATGAATTCAGGTTTTGGCATGGAATTTGGACCAGGACCTTGGTTGCTCTTTAGGGGACAGATcccagttcatgcattcgaggacCATGGATTGGAAGTCCTCCTTGATGGGCATCATGGTGTTGGAGTTCGACGGACTGGCACGGCGGACTATTTTGTTGGTCCAGGGTTGGATGAACTGATTGAACAACTGATGCAGAATAACAGGCACGGACCACCACCTGCCTCACAATCATCTATTAATGCCATGCCCACCATAAAAATCAACCAGAGGCATCTACATGGAGACTCACACTGTCCCGTTTGTAAAGAGAGGTTTGAAATAGGGTCCGAGGCACGAGAGATGCCATGTAAGCATTTCTATCACTCTGAGTGCATCATCCCATGGTTAGAACAGCATAACTCATGTCCAGTTTGCCGTTGTGAGATGCCAACTCAGGGTTCTGGCAGTTGCAGCAGTTCAAGATCGAGTAATCAAAGTCCAGGTAGTAGTTTGAGAAACAGTGGACGTTCACGCAGGAGTCTATGGTCATACTTGTGGCCTTTTCGTTCTTCAAGTTCTAATTCTAGTTCTAGTTGAACCCAGTTGCTGTAAGCATTCTGCTACTAAATAAGTTTGGTTATTCTGGGTAGCTTTGATCTCTGTTAATCCATGGCCTTGTTATATTGTGTTGTATTTCTCAGCTTAATCGTCTGAAAAACTAGTGAATTTACTTGTTTAAAAAGATGTGTTTGCCCATCAAATAGTGGAGTGGCTGGTGTTTTTGTGCTTTATAACTTCTGATTAAATGGTGATTGTTTGCTCATTTCCACATCTTTCGTTCTTGTACCAAATTTATTGGGTGCTATTACACAGTTTGTTCTATGCTTTAGCAGTGCTATTACACAGTtttgaagaatagaaaaaaatattGCGAATGACTGTTTTATTGAAGTTgcatttatttttgttttctgCTTGCACCTTTGATCTGGGTCCCAGATCGTAGATGGTTGGTCAATTCATTTCAGTACATGCCTAACAAATTCTGAAGTTAAAGCTGTTCAAAGTGTTGCCCGAATCATCCATTGTTATTGCATGTCTTAAGTAGGCCGTGATGCCTCCTCTTTCATAACTTGCGCTTCAATTCGACAATACTTGTCATCTGTTTGTGGATCATAGGGCATCACACATTTATCAGGAAGGAAACTATGCTTTGCATTGGTTAGCTAATTTTGGTGGAATCAATCATTTTCATCATGAATCAGACAGAGGCTTTGATCTCCTCCCACTAATTTCACCTTTCATTAATTTTGCAACTGTTAGACATTTGGTCGTCATCTATTCTTTGCTTTTACTGATGTGATGCAGTTCTTAGAATTCCTTCTCGGTCCTTTATGTGAGTTAAACTGAACTCTGGTTATCTATACTCAACCATGATTACCAATGattttcaaaatattaaaatttaaatatcttaaagtcTCTCTGATACTTTCATTAAAAGACAAACTCTAAAAGCACAAAAACGCAAAAGTCtatgaaatatataataatttcttTATGGGTATTGATCTTATTTGAAGTTTCCATATTATAAATTACAACGCCATATGTACAAGCTTTTGAGTTTTgcgcatatataatatatatatatatatatatatatatatatatatatatatatatatatatatatatatatatatatatatatatatatatgattcatgGACGTGGCTGGGATTTATTGTTTCCTTGTCTAGATGACTGGGTCAGGCCGACCTGCTCCAAAGCGAGCAACTAAAGTTGGGCTGTGACACGACGAAATACGGCCCAATTTGTATGCGGCGTTCAATATATAGTCCCACATCGATTAATTGATCGTGAATAATGTACTCTATATTGGCAATGATCAGGCGAACGCTTGTCTCTTCGGAGACATCCGATAAAATTGGAACGATACAGAGAAGATTAGCATGGCCCCTGCGCAAGGATGACACGCACAAATCGAGAAATGGTCcaaattttttttgtcatttgatCTCTGGGCTCCGTGGTTCTTTGATTTCTCTGTGTTTTTGTTCTAGGAATGATTTGTTTGCTCTGTGATTACTTGGATCTTTCTCCTTGTCTTTGTTTGACTTGTTTATGGCTTTCAATCAGGAGTTTGTTTCTGATAGGGTCTCCTTTCCTTTGCGTAGGGTGGTTTTCGATCGGGTTTATCCTTCTGATTCGATCTCTGGGCTCCGTGGTTCTTTGATTTCTCTGTGTTTTTGTTTCAGGAATGATTTGTTTGCTCTGTGATTACTTGGATCTTTCTCCTTGTCTTTGTTTGATTTGTTTATGGCTTTCAATCAGGAGTTTGTTTCTGATAGGGTCTCCTTTCCTTTGCGTAGGGTGGTTTTCGATCGGGTTTATCCTTCTGATTCGAACTCTCTTGTTTGGTTTGTTTGATACGTTTCAGGTTCTCACACCCGAAGAATATGTATGGATTCCAGGAACTCGCTCGTTAAATTAGTTGGTTTTTCATGCATAAATCTAGATCTTGTCCAATTTATTCTCTCTCTTGCCCTGTCGGTTCTATCTCTTCttcgttttcatttttatttggtTTGATTTGATTATGTCTCTCAATCAGGTTCTTCTTTCTGAAccgttctcctttttcttttccatcCCTTTATGTTCTCATTAGGTTTTTCCCCTGTGTTGTTCTTAATAGGTTTCTCGTTCCTTATTCGATCTCTTTTGGTTCTTTTGTTTGGTTTGTTTAGATCATTTTCAAGTTCTGAAACCCTAAGAACATGGATGGAATCTCAAATTTGCTGTTAGTTGTCTATTTACGTTGCATTTTTTGCCTAACAGAATGAAGAAGCTTATCGATTGTGGTGGCTGACGCTTTACTCTTCCAACTTATTTGGCTTCTGGATATCACCTCCATTTTTTAGTCTTTCTTTGCTCAACCATGGACTATAAATATTCAACACAAGATAGAACTCTACTCTAAACTAGCCATCCCCTTTCGAATCACACACCATTGTGCTGAATTCAGCagtgaaaataaaatatatatactgATCAAATTCTGGGTAGTAATGCACACAGTTCCATTTATCATGAATGCGTCCAATATATATTTAATACatgaaacacatcaattgattcttGTTATTTGCCTTGGCCACTTGCACTTTTTCATTCTAATATTAGGTGTTTCGGTATTCGGATTTTCTAGCATATGGGCATCATTGTTTAATTTTAACTAGATACGACCCTTCAGCAGCTGAGCAGTACTCACTTTCGATTTGTTATAACCTAATACTAAAGTGTGTTGAATTTCCTGCTTGTCTCGCTGCATATTTTTTGGCAAATGTGTTTTGATCTTGTAGTTTACTTACTATGAAGAGACTGGGATTTCTCCCACAATAACATGCTGGCATGCGACTTGAACTTGAGATGATGCCTTTCTATTGCTGTTGCAATTACAGCTTTTAATAAATTCAATTAGAGAAGCAACCTGGAATGGGTCTAGAAGTAAGTTCTGCACTAAGGGAAATGCTGGAGAAGAGGAATGGACCAAGGTTGATGATGTGTAAACTCCATTAGTGACAGTAAACCAACTACTTGCTTTACATAAGTTGCTTGGAAAAATGCAACTAAATATAAATGTTCTGAAGTTCATTATGATTATTAGCAGTAGGTACCAGTTTGACAGAATTATTGAAAATCATGTCTGGACTTTTCTTTGTACAGAATGTTGAACCTGCTACGCCGCATTGCTTGCATCAGTTTTCTCTCTAATTATAGACACTGACCATGTGGATAAGTATATTTTCGTGTATTTTACATGCAGTGAAAGCATATATACGTGGCTTGCCTACTAAACCTTCTTGTTCACCATGAAAACTGTTCTTGCAATGTAAcaaagcaacatttgctttaggtTAAGCTGTCATTGTTTATTTCCTGTGTTTATCTAATGGGACTGAATGAATACAGGTGGTTCTAAATTAAGCTGTTCATAAATGTTCTTTCATTAGTGCGTGATGCATTGTAAAGacaatgatttttatttgaatagcAAGATTACTCGATAACATGTCCTCATGTTCTTTCTGCTTTTGTAGCtgagaagaaaaatatattggTCTTCACAGCCTGATTCTAAGATATTATTTATTCTATATTTCAGATTTACTTTTTTATGTCTGAGAGATTTTTGGTTTTGGTACTTTATGACCGAGTCATGGCTTTGCAACTGATCTATAAAAATATGAATTGTGCATTTTCAAAAAAGAAACTTAATGGAGCATGATGTTTTGAAGTGTTAATTTTTCTTGCCAGTTGAGTCCTAGGGTACATTGGGGTAGCTGCCATCCATTCATGATCCTCGATAGTGAATAATTTCCTTTACTATCAGCAGATTGTTCATAGTTACCAATAGGATCACACTTGTTCTTTGCCTTTGTTTTGCCCAATTATTGTTGAGCAAACAAACCCCGGAAACATGGAGTTGCTTCTCTTTGTCACTGACCTTAGGAATTATTCAGCAACATGAACGACCCCATATCTATTGCTTCACATTCATCCTCACCTGCGcttcatattatatatttaattttgtgGAACTAATTGGATTCATGTACTACAGAGTACCTTACGAAGATCCTCTCACCAATGTGAAGTAAATGAGAAACAAGTATAAATTTGGGAAGGCGATGCCATTATGATCCCTTATAATAATTCTCATATAGTTATGGAATAACCACATTGGTATTAATTTCGAAGAATCCATATACTCGAGATGCCCATCTCATTTGTGTGTTTGATAGTGATGGAGTTTTGTGTCCTGCAGAGGACAAAATAAATGGATGAAATAGCTAATGAGAAAAGATGGAGCTATTCACCAAATAACCCAAGCATTTGAAGTAGTAAAGCCTATCGTGTTAGATATCTGTCTAAATAGATACTTGGAGTTCATCTATTAGTTCTTCAACTGGCATTTTCATTAACAAGAGGACTTGTGTCCCATATATGCTCTCTCATCCTGTTACTCCTCCAACACGATTCTATTAAAGAATACGAAATTCTTTGTGGACCGTGGAGGTGTTTGAATGAATGTTTAGAAAAAAGGGTGTAATACAAGCTTGGTACAGTTCATATGACATCTTTTACATTAGCGTATAGTGTTAGTAACACTAAAACATTATGGGTAATTAATATGAATAATATTCTTTTCTAAAGGAACAATGCTAAAGTTGTGTtatgtgaaaattttaaaaattgggCAAATATTGTGCTTCCCTATTATCAAGGTCAATCACAAGGACAAATAAATGGGCAGGTTGGAATCTAGAACTACATTTCCTACTGTTAATGGAGGAACAGAATATTAGAATAATAAACGCGAGGAATATTAGATTTTGGGTATTAACTTTCACTTGGCACATCACTGGGCCAGACCTAAGAGACATGCAAAGGCCGGTCACAAGTCAGGCTGGGCTAAACCAGGGTTTAAAGATGGTGGCGGCCAGGAAAATAATCCCACTCACGATCTATTTGATAACTTGCTCTACATAGGAGTCGACAAGATATCAAAATGTTTTCTTGGAAACATCCAATTGAATTGAAACGATATAGAAAATATTTGCATGGCTCCTGTTCGACACAAATATTTAGTTTCCCGCATTTGATCTTTCCTTGTTTTTGTTGTTTGATTGTCACTCAGGTGTTTCCTTCTCTTGTTTTCTCTTTCTGGGTTGATTTATTTCTCTTCTTATTTTGTTTGATTTTGTTTGTAATATTTCTTTATgatctgatatttttcttttggcTTAATTCGGTTGTGGTTCTCAATCAGGCTCTTCTTTCTGAATTGATCCTCGTTtcatcttccttttctttggttcTTAACATGGACCTTTTCCCCTCTGTGGTTCTCAAATCATGGTTTTGGTTTGTTATGATCATTTGCTGGTTCTGAAACCTTAAGAACATGGATGAAGCCCTGAATTATCTTGCTACTATATATTAGTTATCCTTGCATGTAAATGCACACCTGTATACTTTATTCTGCCTACACCATGAAGAAGGTTGTCAGTTGTGGTGTTAGCTGCCAATTGCACTAGTCTTTTCGTTCTAGCATTAAAAAAAGGAAAGAGGATCACAGAGTGTGATATGGCCTTTGTAGAAGAGGGAAAAGGGTGAAGATTTAAGAAGACAGTGATGTAGGACATCCCTTCTCGAAGCCTTGTTTGTCTATATATACAAGAAGAATTCAGAGGTTGCAACTGAGAAAGAACCGAAATAAGATTCTAGATTCTTGTGAACTAGAAACATCTTAAATAGTTGGTCGTCAATTTTTAAGAAGGAAGGAGCACATGGATGGAGTTTGGCTTCAACAGTTGTCCTTCTATTAGCAATAAATATGCTGTCAGAAGTAATGCCATTCATGAATTACTTGTTCTTCTGTCTTTTTACTAACTTGCTACTATAGTCACAACCTGTTTGGTTGCATTCTTCAAAGGTAACTTTTTTAGCTCTAGCATTTCATTTATCAGGGAAACGGACAAAGAAAAAATGGATAGTTGATGCAAGCCGAGATGATTAGATGAACATATAAACACAACTTGTACAGGTGTAACTTGATCATTTTCAGTTGAGCCCAAGTCCAATTTGTAAACGGATACAAAATCTGCAAGTCTAATTGGAATCAGCTTGACATCAGATATATTCACAGAGACGAGTTTAGTTATCTTACACATTAATGCAGTCACTCGTAGCAGGTTATATTAACCCAAGGTATTGTCATGTTTGAGAATGTTTTTGGTTGATTTAATCAAATCAAgtccttttttttcattttttactATATGTGGAAAGGTAATTGGATTAGATCAGGTTTAGTTTTGTTAGTTGAAATGTTTAGGTTTCTAAAATTTGGAAATTTATTTGGAGTTGCTTGGTAATTGGCAACTATATCTTCTCTGAGTACTTCCATGCTTTACttgcttttgattttttttttgactgCTATACTAATTTGAAGTTCACACTCTCATGTTTTTCACTTGTGCATAAAACTCTGATGATATCATGTGGTTTGTTCTGGGCTTATGAGAAGTTTGTCAGTAAAAACACATATGAGTTGATACTGTTGATGAGGTCTTCCTCTAAAGAATGAGCTCTTGGTATATGTTGAAATATACAGACCTTTTCATAAGTGAGTTTTCGAAAGATAGCTGTTTAATCTAGTATTCGTTGTAAATTTTCATTCTTTTGTGATAGTAATACTAAcccatttatttatattttgccAATTTTCTTATGTGTTTCAAATGAATTCAGGTTAGTGCTGTTGCGAACATGGAAGCAAAGAAAAGTTCTTCTCATACTGTATTAAAGCAGTAATGGTTGCCCACATGAGATTCTCTGAGCAAGTACGTCAATCTCATTCCCTGTCTGCATTCACTTTCTTTGTATTGGTCGAGCAAGACAAACTTGGAAAGAGGAACTTGCAATTTAATTTCATCCATCAATAGTTGCCTATTCATGCAATAATGTGGAAGCCTTGATGCAATATGTTGAGTCAGAGTTAGCTGATTGCTTGCACATACTGGTTTCTGATTCAAATGCCTCCAAAATGTGTTATAGGACTTAATAATGTATGGCGATTAATACACATACATAAAAAATTG encodes the following:
- the LOC103993396 gene encoding probable E3 ubiquitin-protein ligase RHC1A encodes the protein MSNNRSTHWCYQCRQRVRPRERDMLCPNCDSGFVMELDEMEDTMSHFVGMDPDAVHEPWINMMEAISVMMREGRTGRRPHGGIMRRANMNSGFGMEFGPGPWLLFRGQIPVHAFEDHGLEVLLDGHHGVGVRRTGTADYFVGPGLDELIEQLMQNNRHGPPPASQSSINAMPTIKINQRHLHGDSHCPVCKERFEIGSEAREMPCKHFYHSECIIPWLEQHNSCPVCRCEMPTQGSGSCSSSRSSNQSPGSSLRNSGRSRRSLWSYLWPFRSSSSNSSSS